One window of Planctomycetia bacterium genomic DNA carries:
- a CDS encoding twin-arginine translocase TatA/TatE family subunit, which translates to MTLHTQSLAFFNNLGWPEMLIIGLLALLIFGRRLPEVGRSLGKGIVEFKKGLADTGDEIKEVKKQAESQIPRFDSTESKKVESTASSSRD; encoded by the coding sequence ATGACCCTGCATACACAATCCCTCGCATTCTTCAATAACCTGGGCTGGCCCGAGATGCTCATCATCGGCCTGCTCGCCCTGCTGATCTTCGGGCGCCGGCTGCCGGAAGTGGGGCGGTCCCTGGGCAAGGGCATCGTCGAATTCAAAAAGGGCCTCGCCGACACCGGCGACGAGATCAAGGAAGTCAAAAAGCAGGCGGAGTCTCAAATCCCTCGATTTGATTCCACCGAGTCGAAGAAGGTCGAGTCCACCGCGTCCAGTTCGCGCGACTAG
- the asnB gene encoding asparagine synthase (glutamine-hydrolyzing) produces MCGIAGIAATEPRTAIIAPRLDAMLRLLEHRGPDGVGTWRDEYCALGHRRLAVIDLHTGRQPLTNEGGDVHAVVNGEIYNFLELREGLLSAGHRFSTTGDSETAIHLYEDHGDRFVEHLSGMFAVALWDAKRRRLVLARDRLGVKPLYWHFDGDRLVFASEMKAVLAACGEQAVEPTSLIDYLTFGFIPSPKTIFRGIHKLPAGHMLTFENGRITVRAYWDLQYHGVLDGDAESVGESLWEGLRSATRLRMIADVPIGAFLSGGVDSSAVVACMAEQMRSPVRTLTCGFEDAAHDESAHARELAASLGCDHHTEQIRPSAAEVIDTLAWHFDEPFADSSAIPMYYISQAARRHAKVILSGDGGDEVLAGYRRYRFDAFEHRVRRAVPALARRVVFGALAGIYPRTSALPRILRGRSTLGNLACDDATGHGLSVATMETSEAMDMLHPDIRGGVRDYDPLDHVRRFYRACDAPDHLSRCQYVDIKLGLADGILTKVDRASMAHGVEVRSPMLDFRFVEFAWRIAPALRMRGGQGKYPLRVAAARRIGAAAAHRAKHGFEVPMARWFRGELGETFRRRVLDGAGPAGEWLSERAIGETFRRHAARSRDMAPTLWKAMMLDAWLRRLGEGFERTGNVDRADSPTAKVPAGV; encoded by the coding sequence ATGTGCGGAATTGCCGGGATTGCCGCGACAGAGCCTCGGACGGCGATAATTGCCCCGCGCCTCGACGCCATGCTCAGACTTTTGGAGCATCGAGGCCCGGACGGGGTGGGCACCTGGCGGGATGAATACTGCGCGCTGGGCCATCGACGGTTGGCGGTCATTGACCTGCATACCGGCCGTCAGCCGCTGACGAACGAGGGCGGCGATGTGCATGCCGTCGTCAACGGGGAGATTTACAACTTTCTCGAGTTGCGCGAGGGGCTGCTGAGCGCGGGGCATCGCTTCTCGACGACCGGCGACAGCGAAACGGCGATCCACCTTTACGAAGATCATGGGGACCGGTTTGTCGAGCATCTTTCCGGCATGTTTGCCGTCGCCCTTTGGGATGCAAAGCGGCGTCGACTGGTTCTTGCCCGTGACCGGCTGGGCGTCAAGCCGCTGTACTGGCACTTCGACGGAGACCGGCTTGTCTTTGCGTCGGAAATGAAGGCTGTACTCGCTGCGTGCGGTGAGCAGGCCGTCGAACCGACCAGTCTGATTGACTACCTCACCTTCGGCTTCATTCCCTCGCCGAAGACGATTTTTAGGGGCATCCACAAACTTCCCGCGGGGCACATGCTCACCTTTGAGAACGGTCGCATCACCGTTCGCGCGTACTGGGATCTTCAGTATCACGGCGTGCTGGATGGGGATGCGGAGTCGGTGGGCGAATCGCTTTGGGAGGGTTTGCGGTCGGCAACGCGGCTGCGCATGATCGCCGATGTGCCGATCGGCGCGTTTCTGAGCGGCGGGGTGGATTCGTCGGCGGTCGTGGCGTGCATGGCCGAGCAGATGCGGAGCCCTGTGCGGACGCTGACGTGCGGGTTTGAGGATGCCGCGCATGATGAGTCGGCGCATGCCCGTGAACTGGCTGCTTCGCTCGGTTGCGATCATCACACCGAGCAGATTCGACCGAGTGCCGCCGAGGTGATTGATACGCTTGCGTGGCACTTCGATGAGCCGTTCGCGGACTCGTCGGCGATTCCCATGTATTACATCTCGCAGGCGGCGCGGCGGCATGCCAAGGTGATTCTGTCCGGGGACGGGGGTGACGAGGTTCTGGCGGGGTATCGGCGGTATCGGTTTGACGCGTTCGAACATCGGGTGCGCCGGGCGGTTCCCGCGCTGGCGCGACGGGTTGTGTTTGGCGCGCTGGCGGGAATCTATCCGCGGACTTCGGCGCTTCCGCGCATTTTGCGCGGGCGCAGTACGCTGGGGAACCTGGCGTGCGACGATGCGACGGGGCACGGGCTGTCGGTCGCGACGATGGAAACGTCGGAAGCGATGGACATGCTGCACCCGGACATTCGCGGCGGGGTGAGGGACTATGACCCGCTGGATCACGTTCGGCGGTTTTACAGGGCATGTGACGCTCCCGACCATTTGAGCAGGTGCCAGTACGTTGACATCAAACTGGGGCTGGCCGACGGAATTCTGACGAAGGTGGATCGGGCGAGCATGGCCCACGGGGTGGAAGTGCGATCGCCGATGCTGGACTTTCGGTTTGTGGAGTTCGCGTGGCGGATCGCACCGGCGCTTCGCATGCGCGGTGGGCAGGGCAAGTATCCGCTGCGGGTCGCGGCGGCGCGGCGGATCGGCGCGGCGGCGGCGCATCGGGCAAAGCACGGATTTGAAGTGCCGATGGCGCGGTGGTTTCGCGGCGAGTTGGGGGAGACATTCAGACGACGCGTACTGGACGGCGCGGGGCCGGCCGGCGAATGGCTGAGCGAACGAGCCATTGGTGAGACATTCAGGAGGCACGCGGCGCGGTCGCGCGACATGGCGCCGACGCTTTGGAAAGCGATGATGCTCGATGCGTGGCTGCGCCGGCTAGGCGAGGGATTCGAGCGAACCGGGAACGTGGACAGGGCCGACTCCCCCACCGCGAAGGTGCCGGCCGGAGTTTGA
- a CDS encoding TetR/AcrR family transcriptional regulator, producing MSKKGTGHLGSEQPGKLTGRLSAHARRQQLLETSIACFAEFGYEGTTTAKLARAAHVSEPVLYQHFHSKRDLFVALVDQVGKEVIREWKKAIAPLRSPRDQLRVLLRLNPATTDPRTRLLYQVIFAAQAQIHEPEIVAALRGHYEQYAHFLTNVIKKAQRAGQVRSDVSAVGLAWQLIHAAIGFALIKPLEIEGHATPATVEQAIGLLIEQLAGQRAENE from the coding sequence GTGAGCAAGAAGGGAACCGGGCACCTAGGTTCGGAGCAACCGGGCAAGCTCACCGGGCGACTGTCGGCCCATGCGAGACGGCAACAACTGCTCGAGACTTCGATCGCCTGCTTCGCAGAGTTCGGCTATGAGGGAACCACGACGGCGAAGCTGGCGCGAGCGGCCCACGTCAGCGAGCCGGTGCTCTACCAGCACTTCCACAGTAAGCGGGATCTCTTTGTCGCGCTGGTCGATCAGGTCGGCAAGGAAGTCATTCGGGAATGGAAGAAGGCGATCGCCCCTTTGCGGTCGCCGCGCGACCAATTGCGCGTGCTGCTTCGGCTGAACCCGGCGACCACGGACCCGCGCACGCGGCTGCTCTACCAGGTGATCTTCGCAGCGCAGGCGCAGATTCACGAGCCGGAGATCGTCGCGGCACTTCGCGGGCACTACGAGCAGTATGCCCACTTTCTGACCAACGTTATTAAGAAGGCTCAGCGAGCCGGACAGGTGCGTTCCGACGTATCGGCCGTAGGTCTGGCCTGGCAGCTCATCCACGCTGCCATCGGGTTTGCACTCATTAAGCCATTGGAGATCGAGGGGCACGCCACGCCGGCCACGGTCGAACAGGCGATCGGCCTGCTCATCGAGCAGCTTGCGGGGCAGCGCGCTGAGAATGAGTGA
- a CDS encoding isoleucine--tRNA ligase, with translation MFKEVPSSFDFPKMEKDIRTFWESNKIYEQSLKQREGGKPFVFFEGPPTANGLPHPGHCLTRAIKDLFPRYKTMTGHYCLRKGGWDTHGLPVEVEVCKELGIHTKEEIENYGIEAFNRKCLESVFRYTKEWEDLTRRLGFWVNLDEAYVTYHQSYIESVWWSLKTLFDAGLLYQGHKIVWWWAQGGTALSSGEVGQGYREVDDPSVYVRFPLVPNVETSKGRNVEIEKALASGKPVSLLVWTTTPWTLPSNTFAAVHRDFDYAIVHDEETGERLIFAAGLVEAIGKKAKKKSWTVEATIKGADLVGLSYRPPFDYYRKRPAKDFVAHAEAGIPLGDYKSELVAGGTDFACWRILHADFVTLDSGTGLVHEAPAFGEVDYELLQEERKRFKNPESIPLLCAVAPNGNFTADAPTYKGRWVKDCDKDIVRELKERTVPGSKIPLLMHQEQYRHDYPFCWRAEQDPLIQYPRRSWFIRTTQFKDAMLENNQHINWLPDHIKNGRFGKFLESNVDWSLSRERYWGTPLPIWVCERCGQMEAVDSYDSLLSKPGIDGLGTWEAAKKEDPGLSEHLKVHKPYIDAITFACAKCAASGSESARTEVRGSSEGTPGRMRRVTEVIDCWYDSGAMPFAQWGWPHQGGEMMSAQFPADFISEALDQTRGWFYSLTAISTMLFGEKGIARMQLGKEYPVPFRNCIVLGLLMGEDGLKMSKSKKNYKEPTHIFEHEGADAMRWLFFSGQTPWTSIRFQEAAIAEGQREFLIRLYNCYSFFVIYANIDKWTPDGKVARGSASELDRWMLSALDACSVRVYDCMEAYDNYNAARALVEFVDALSNWYVRRSRERFWRSGMDEDKRSAYATLYHCLVETAKLIAPFTPFIAEAMYQNLVVEGGRESHGKQPQSIHLCDYPVTAETRSRVEARIEKTLNEEIEMVRQVVSCGRAARAATKLRVRQPLPKMELFHRRADLIRKHEALIRDELNVKQIDFVSAAAIDQYVHYDIKPDFKKIGPKFGPLAPKIKAALGAHPNVDSIVKQLEQTGTYTLTVDGQEAELSTDELLVELHAREGWAAERIPGQGILVLDTHLTDALRDEGVARDFVNVIQQTRKNLNLQYEQRIDLAIVGGPEVQRIVNGFAEYIRGETLAQNLLSTPMPDVAPAKAESEGLTAEISVRPV, from the coding sequence ATGTTCAAAGAAGTGCCGAGCAGTTTTGACTTCCCGAAGATGGAGAAGGATATCCGTACTTTCTGGGAGTCGAACAAAATATACGAGCAGTCGCTGAAGCAGCGCGAAGGCGGCAAGCCTTTCGTCTTCTTTGAGGGCCCCCCCACCGCCAACGGACTGCCGCACCCAGGGCACTGTCTGACCCGGGCGATCAAGGATTTGTTCCCGCGGTACAAGACGATGACCGGGCACTACTGCCTGCGCAAGGGCGGGTGGGACACGCACGGGCTGCCGGTCGAGGTGGAGGTGTGCAAGGAGCTTGGCATCCATACGAAGGAGGAGATCGAGAATTACGGCATCGAGGCGTTCAACCGCAAGTGCCTGGAGAGCGTGTTTCGGTATACGAAGGAGTGGGAGGACCTGACGCGGCGGCTGGGGTTCTGGGTGAATCTGGACGAGGCGTATGTCACGTATCACCAGAGCTATATCGAGAGCGTGTGGTGGTCGCTGAAGACACTGTTCGACGCGGGGTTGCTTTATCAGGGGCACAAGATTGTCTGGTGGTGGGCGCAGGGCGGGACGGCGCTATCGAGCGGGGAGGTTGGGCAGGGGTATCGAGAGGTGGATGACCCGAGCGTATACGTGCGCTTCCCATTGGTGCCAAACGTCGAAACGTCGAAAGGTCGAAACGTCGAGATTGAGAAGGCGCTGGCCTCGGGTAAGCCGGTGAGTCTGCTGGTTTGGACGACGACGCCGTGGACGCTGCCGTCGAATACGTTTGCGGCGGTGCATCGGGATTTTGACTACGCGATTGTGCACGATGAGGAAACGGGCGAGCGGCTGATCTTCGCGGCGGGGCTGGTGGAGGCGATCGGCAAGAAGGCGAAGAAGAAGTCGTGGACGGTTGAGGCGACGATCAAGGGGGCAGACCTTGTCGGGCTGAGCTATCGGCCGCCGTTTGACTACTATCGCAAGCGGCCGGCGAAGGACTTCGTTGCGCACGCTGAGGCGGGGATTCCGCTGGGAGATTATAAGTCGGAGCTTGTCGCGGGCGGCACTGACTTTGCCTGCTGGCGGATTCTGCACGCGGACTTTGTGACGCTCGACAGCGGCACGGGGCTGGTGCACGAGGCGCCGGCCTTCGGCGAGGTGGACTACGAGCTTTTGCAGGAGGAGCGCAAGCGCTTCAAGAACCCTGAGTCGATCCCGCTGCTATGCGCTGTCGCGCCGAACGGGAACTTCACCGCGGATGCGCCGACGTACAAGGGGCGATGGGTGAAGGATTGCGACAAAGACATCGTGCGCGAACTGAAGGAGCGGACGGTGCCGGGCTCGAAGATTCCGCTCCTGATGCATCAGGAGCAGTATCGCCACGATTACCCCTTCTGCTGGCGGGCGGAGCAGGACCCGTTGATTCAGTATCCGCGGAGGAGCTGGTTCATCCGCACGACGCAGTTCAAGGATGCGATGCTGGAGAACAACCAGCACATCAACTGGCTGCCGGATCACATCAAGAACGGGCGCTTCGGGAAGTTTCTGGAGAGCAATGTCGATTGGTCGCTTTCGCGCGAGCGGTATTGGGGCACACCGCTGCCGATCTGGGTGTGCGAGAGGTGTGGGCAGATGGAGGCGGTTGATTCCTATGATTCGCTTCTCTCCAAGCCGGGTATCGATGGGCTGGGCACATGGGAGGCGGCGAAGAAGGAGGACCCGGGGCTGAGCGAGCATCTGAAGGTGCATAAGCCTTACATTGATGCGATTACGTTTGCGTGCGCGAAGTGCGCCGCTAGTGGGTCGGAGTCCGCCCGGACTGAAGTCCGGGGCTCCTCAGAAGGCACGCCGGGGCGGATGCGGCGGGTGACGGAGGTGATTGACTGCTGGTACGACAGCGGTGCGATGCCGTTTGCGCAGTGGGGTTGGCCGCACCAGGGCGGGGAGATGATGTCGGCGCAGTTTCCGGCGGATTTCATCAGCGAGGCGCTGGATCAGACGCGCGGGTGGTTTTATTCGCTGACGGCGATCAGCACGATGTTGTTCGGCGAGAAGGGCATTGCGCGGATGCAATTGGGGAAGGAATATCCGGTGCCGTTTCGGAACTGCATCGTGCTTGGCCTGCTGATGGGCGAAGACGGGCTGAAGATGTCGAAGTCGAAGAAGAACTACAAGGAGCCGACGCACATATTCGAGCACGAGGGTGCGGACGCGATGCGGTGGCTGTTCTTCTCTGGGCAGACGCCGTGGACGAGCATTCGCTTTCAAGAGGCGGCGATCGCCGAGGGGCAGCGGGAGTTTCTGATTCGGCTCTATAACTGCTACAGCTTCTTTGTGATCTACGCGAACATCGACAAGTGGACGCCGGACGGCAAGGTCGCGCGCGGATCGGCGAGCGAGCTGGATCGATGGATGCTGTCGGCGCTGGATGCGTGCAGCGTTCGCGTGTACGACTGCATGGAGGCTTACGACAATTACAACGCGGCCAGGGCGCTGGTTGAGTTTGTCGATGCGCTGTCGAACTGGTACGTCCGCCGGAGCCGGGAGCGATTCTGGCGAAGCGGGATGGATGAGGACAAGCGGTCGGCCTATGCGACGCTGTATCACTGCCTGGTGGAGACGGCGAAATTGATTGCGCCGTTCACGCCGTTTATCGCGGAGGCGATGTATCAGAATCTTGTCGTGGAGGGCGGCAGGGAGAGCCATGGAAAGCAGCCTCAGAGCATTCATCTTTGCGACTATCCGGTGACGGCGGAGACGCGCTCGCGGGTCGAGGCGCGGATTGAAAAGACGCTCAACGAGGAAATCGAGATGGTCCGGCAGGTGGTGTCGTGCGGACGGGCGGCGCGGGCGGCGACGAAGCTGCGCGTGCGGCAGCCGCTGCCGAAGATGGAGCTTTTCCATCGGCGGGCCGACTTGATTCGCAAGCACGAAGCGCTGATCCGTGACGAATTGAACGTGAAGCAGATCGACTTCGTCAGTGCGGCGGCGATCGATCAATATGTCCATTACGACATCAAGCCGGACTTCAAGAAGATCGGCCCGAAGTTCGGCCCGCTGGCGCCGAAGATCAAGGCGGCGCTGGGGGCTCATCCGAATGTGGATTCGATCGTGAAGCAGCTCGAACAGACGGGCACGTACACGCTGACGGTTGATGGGCAGGAGGCGGAGCTTTCGACGGACGAACTGCTGGTCGAGCTTCATGCCCGAGAGGGATGGGCGGCGGAGCGTATACCGGGTCAGGGGATTCTCGTGCTCGACACGCATCTGACGGACGCGCTGCGGGATGAAGGGGTGGCGCGGGACTTTGTGAACGTCATTCAGCAGACGCGGAAGAATCTGAACCTACAATACGAGCAGCGGATCGACCTGGCGATCGTCGGCGGACCGGAGGTTCAGCGGATCGTCAATGGATTCGCGGAGTACATTCGCGGCGAGACGCTGGCGCAGAACCTGCTTTCGACGCCGATGCCGGACGTTGCGCCAGCGAAGGCGGAGTCGGAGGGGCTGACGGCGGAGATCAGCGTGAGGCCGGTTTAG
- a CDS encoding phenylacetate--CoA ligase family protein codes for MHPLAVRKLILPIHEMILGRPTLRYLRELETSQWWSADRLGELQQQKLRRLLAHAHRSCAFYREQIEDAGVDPETATLGDLARMPTTTKNDIRGALDDMCAPLTPGGLRDAATGGSTGAPLHFRLCRGRQASDQAARARTRRWFGIEPGERELYLWGSPLEVTAQDRLKAARDLLTNHQLLDAFDMTPARMSRYIGQIRRCDPVHIFGYPSSLARLFRHGRETGQAMTTPSLRAVFVTGEVFGRDDRALIEECTPVPVADGYGSREGGFVAHQCPVGSYHVTMESHIVELIDADDRPVGDGEPGEIVLTHLDAYGHPFIRYRTGDIARAAHSPCPCGRGLAVIAGIEGRRTDMLRTAGGGLAHGLSVIYVLRESEHVSEFQIVQKANLDLLVRIVARSEMPTAERERIVRQLRQRIGGDIAVTLEFVERIAPDPSGKHRHVMGER; via the coding sequence TTGCATCCGCTGGCGGTACGAAAACTGATCCTGCCGATTCACGAGATGATCCTCGGCCGGCCGACGCTGCGCTATCTGCGGGAGCTTGAGACGTCGCAGTGGTGGTCGGCGGACCGGCTTGGCGAGCTTCAGCAGCAGAAGCTTCGCAGGCTTCTGGCGCATGCGCATCGAAGCTGCGCTTTTTATCGAGAGCAAATCGAGGACGCCGGCGTCGATCCGGAGACCGCTACGCTCGGCGATCTGGCGCGGATGCCGACGACGACGAAGAATGACATTCGCGGGGCGCTCGACGACATGTGCGCACCGCTGACGCCGGGCGGGCTGCGCGATGCGGCGACAGGCGGATCGACCGGCGCGCCGCTGCACTTTCGACTGTGTCGCGGGCGGCAGGCGTCGGATCAGGCGGCGCGGGCTCGGACACGGCGATGGTTCGGGATCGAGCCGGGCGAGCGCGAGCTTTATCTGTGGGGTTCTCCACTGGAAGTAACGGCGCAGGACCGATTGAAGGCGGCGCGCGACCTGCTGACGAATCACCAATTGCTCGATGCCTTCGACATGACACCGGCGCGGATGAGCCGGTACATCGGGCAGATTCGCCGGTGCGACCCGGTGCACATCTTCGGCTATCCCAGCAGCCTGGCGCGGCTGTTTCGGCACGGACGTGAGACGGGGCAGGCGATGACGACGCCGTCGCTGCGGGCGGTCTTCGTGACGGGCGAGGTCTTCGGCCGCGACGATCGGGCGCTGATTGAGGAATGCACGCCGGTTCCGGTGGCCGACGGCTATGGCTCGCGCGAGGGCGGTTTCGTGGCGCACCAGTGCCCCGTCGGGTCGTATCACGTGACGATGGAGAGCCACATCGTCGAACTGATCGACGCGGACGATCGGCCGGTCGGCGACGGCGAGCCGGGCGAAATTGTGCTGACTCATCTGGACGCATACGGGCATCCGTTCATTCGCTATCGCACCGGAGATATTGCGCGGGCCGCGCATTCGCCCTGCCCCTGCGGGCGCGGACTGGCGGTGATTGCCGGGATCGAGGGACGGCGCACGGACATGCTGCGCACGGCCGGCGGCGGGCTGGCCCACGGGCTTTCGGTGATCTATGTGCTGCGCGAGTCGGAGCATGTCAGCGAGTTCCAGATTGTTCAGAAGGCGAATCTCGATCTTCTGGTGCGCATCGTCGCGCGATCGGAGATGCCGACGGCGGAGCGCGAGCGGATCGTCCGGCAGCTTCGGCAGCGCATCGGCGGGGATATCGCGGTGACGCTGGAATTCGTGGAGCGCATCGCGCCGGACCCGTCGGGGAAGCATCGGCATGTGATGGGTGAGCGATGA
- a CDS encoding MATE family efflux transporter, giving the protein MATMVEPVLTDGPSRSAVEPALREEVRRTFRLALPIVGSTMSGMLLGFTDFLMVSRLGTAATAAISPCTMLLYSVLCLGLGMANSVQTYAAQSMGRRRPAEAAAYAWQSVYIGGVFVLIAYPVSRLMPLLWGAVGHEPTVQAMEVAYSQVVLWCMPPAIMCVGLEGFFNGIQRPKVALVSVLTAVGFNVLANYALIFGRLGMPEMGIRGAAVATLISWMIRLMMLGMVFLSREFRSSFRTNESWRPSGERIRAIIRLGGPTGIQWMLDVGSWFVFLTVLIAGFGTRTLAASNIALQMMHVSFMAALGIGGAVMSLVGHAIGEKKPELAAMRARAGLVLTMSYMAFIAVVFVTTGRHFVGLLSSDAEVITIGTHVLFWAAAFQIFDAMGITYVHALRGAGDTRWPSILVIICNWGVFITGGYLVSRHVPQLGYHGPWMMCTTYIILIGLALRWRFMRGAWRKIRLFTDDEPVLGGDVATAVCEVEQIGVGA; this is encoded by the coding sequence ATGGCGACGATGGTTGAACCAGTTTTGACGGACGGCCCCAGCCGGTCGGCTGTGGAACCGGCGCTTCGGGAGGAAGTACGGCGGACGTTTCGGCTTGCGCTGCCGATCGTGGGGTCGACGATGTCGGGCATGCTGCTGGGGTTCACCGACTTCCTCATGGTGTCGCGGCTGGGGACGGCGGCGACGGCGGCGATCAGCCCCTGCACGATGCTGCTGTACAGCGTGCTTTGCCTGGGGCTGGGGATGGCGAACAGCGTGCAGACGTATGCGGCGCAGTCGATGGGCCGGAGGCGGCCCGCGGAGGCGGCGGCGTATGCGTGGCAGTCGGTGTACATCGGGGGTGTGTTCGTGCTGATTGCCTATCCGGTCTCGCGCCTGATGCCGCTCTTATGGGGGGCTGTGGGCCACGAGCCGACGGTGCAGGCGATGGAGGTCGCGTACAGCCAGGTGGTTTTGTGGTGCATGCCTCCGGCGATCATGTGCGTGGGGCTGGAGGGATTCTTCAACGGGATTCAGCGGCCGAAGGTGGCGCTGGTGTCGGTGCTGACGGCGGTGGGCTTCAACGTGCTGGCGAACTATGCGCTGATCTTCGGGAGGCTGGGGATGCCGGAGATGGGCATCCGCGGGGCGGCGGTGGCAACGCTGATCTCGTGGATGATTCGGCTGATGATGCTGGGGATGGTGTTTCTGTCGCGGGAGTTTCGATCTTCGTTTCGGACGAACGAGTCGTGGCGGCCGAGCGGGGAGCGGATTCGCGCGATCATCCGACTTGGCGGGCCGACGGGAATTCAGTGGATGCTGGACGTCGGGTCGTGGTTTGTTTTTCTCACGGTGCTGATCGCGGGGTTCGGGACGCGGACGCTGGCGGCGTCGAACATCGCGCTGCAGATGATGCACGTTTCGTTCATGGCGGCGCTGGGGATCGGCGGCGCGGTGATGTCGCTGGTGGGACACGCCATCGGGGAGAAGAAGCCGGAGCTGGCGGCGATGCGTGCCCGAGCGGGGCTGGTTTTGACGATGTCGTACATGGCGTTCATCGCGGTGGTGTTCGTGACGACGGGGCGTCATTTTGTCGGATTGCTGTCGAGCGACGCGGAGGTGATCACGATCGGGACGCACGTCCTGTTCTGGGCGGCGGCGTTTCAGATCTTCGACGCGATGGGGATCACCTATGTGCATGCGCTGCGCGGGGCGGGCGACACGCGGTGGCCGTCGATATTGGTGATCATCTGCAACTGGGGCGTGTTTATCACGGGGGGATATCTGGTGTCTCGGCACGTGCCGCAGCTCGGGTATCACGGACCCTGGATGATGTGCACGACGTACATTATTCTGATCGGCTTGGCCCTGCGGTGGCGGTTTATGCGCGGGGCGTGGCGGAAGATCCGGCTGTTTACGGATGACGAGCCGGTACTCGGGGGAGACGTGGCGACGGCGGTGTGCGAGGTGGAGCAGATCGGCGTGGGCGCGTAG
- a CDS encoding GGDEF domain-containing protein — protein sequence MLTDRPAVKTRLQAGFCASFLLLAVVAACLHHYIVSGNERTARLDATGQIGLALAKGILDDNLPAPAVYESICKRIASSSAEVLAVRMWNTKGEVLSETGLEVDGLDHLTAPTLGARGGPILQKQIPDWTAAGTKALISRVDISIPGLPGIRPPCSLALAVSGVRPAWTGAFWSFVGWYGGACLLIAAGAWVAIHRSIFAPLEALAGTGTDTGDPGTATNLTERQDEWGMIARSLSAIRREMLEWRDHANRTERRLESRLAAQTREILRDLKRFQREAWIDALTGVKNRRLLEEKLPEVFAAQRAAGHDLAIAMIDLDNFKKLNDTCGHQSGDAVLKFAGELFRQCLRGHDIAVRYGGDEFVLILPGLSAKEAYALVRRISSLFVQRAKTMADVQIPIGFTSGIASLENNEPRTPADLLACADHALYQAKKSGRGRARICEPSHQGAVRYP from the coding sequence ATGCTGACAGACCGACCGGCAGTCAAGACCAGGCTCCAAGCGGGCTTTTGCGCATCCTTCCTTTTGCTGGCGGTTGTCGCGGCCTGTCTTCACCACTACATCGTATCGGGAAACGAGAGAACCGCTCGACTCGACGCCACAGGGCAAATCGGTCTTGCCCTCGCGAAGGGAATTCTCGACGACAACCTGCCTGCACCCGCGGTTTACGAGAGCATCTGCAAGCGGATCGCAAGCAGCTCCGCGGAGGTTCTCGCCGTTCGGATGTGGAACACAAAAGGGGAGGTGCTGAGCGAGACAGGATTGGAAGTCGACGGACTCGATCATCTGACTGCGCCGACCCTCGGCGCGCGGGGCGGCCCGATTTTGCAAAAGCAAATCCCCGACTGGACGGCCGCCGGCACCAAGGCGCTGATTTCGAGAGTGGATATCTCCATTCCGGGTCTTCCGGGAATTCGTCCGCCGTGCTCGCTTGCCTTGGCCGTCTCGGGCGTTCGTCCCGCGTGGACAGGGGCATTCTGGTCCTTCGTCGGCTGGTATGGCGGCGCATGTCTGCTCATTGCCGCGGGGGCCTGGGTGGCCATCCACCGGAGCATCTTCGCGCCACTGGAGGCCCTGGCCGGCACAGGCACGGACACCGGCGATCCCGGGACGGCCACAAACCTCACCGAACGCCAAGACGAATGGGGCATGATCGCCCGATCGCTCAGCGCCATTCGCCGGGAGATGCTGGAATGGCGGGATCACGCGAATAGAACTGAACGACGGCTAGAATCCCGACTCGCTGCGCAGACGCGGGAGATTCTCCGCGACCTGAAGCGATTTCAGCGGGAGGCATGGATTGACGCGCTGACCGGCGTGAAGAATCGGCGCCTACTCGAAGAAAAGCTGCCGGAGGTGTTCGCGGCGCAGCGGGCCGCGGGCCACGACCTGGCCATCGCCATGATCGATCTGGACAATTTTAAGAAACTGAACGACACCTGCGGTCATCAGTCCGGTGACGCCGTCTTGAAATTCGCGGGCGAACTGTTCCGACAATGCCTGCGCGGTCACGACATTGCCGTCCGCTACGGTGGAGACGAGTTCGTCCTGATTCTGCCCGGACTTTCGGCCAAGGAGGCCTACGCCCTCGTTCGTCGCATCAGCTCACTCTTCGTTCAACGAGCCAAGACGATGGCGGACGTTCAGATTCCCATCGGCTTTACCAGCGGCATCGCCAGCCTCGAGAACAACGAACCGCGAACGCCCGCCGATCTACTGGCCTGCGCCGACCACGCACTGTACCAGGCCAAAAAGTCCGGCCGAGGCCGGGCCCGAATCTGCGAGCCCAGTCACCAGGGCGCGGTTCGGTACCCTTAA